In the genome of Daucus carota subsp. sativus chromosome 9, DH1 v3.0, whole genome shotgun sequence, the window AAGCATTACAATGAAAGAAAAAAATCATGGTTGGCTTTGCTGATTATATATCCACCTTAAAGAGTTCAATGTAGGGCACGAGCTTCTCCTTGTCTGAAATAGAGCTGTATGATTGAGGCTTCTCCCGAGTGGCCACTCTCGTTCTCTGACTCACAATGAGCGTAGTTGAATAAAACAATTAAGAGAAACACTAGCCATAACACAGCAGACGCACATACATTTAAACTTGTTGAGTCTTGCTTTCAAATCACTTGCTACTGCATCAATGAACTCTTCAGTGTTTAGATAGTGTTccctgccgagtctgcaacacataaaaaaaaacattataagtGAAAGAAATGTGAAACAAAAACATAGAATTATACTGGACAATGAATAATTACTTGGATCCATGTAGTATGAGAGCAAGATCATTTGTCATCTTCCCAGACTCCACAGTACCAACACAAGCAGCCTCAAGCTTTTCAGCGAAACTCAAGAGGGCAGCATTATCATCCAGCTTTGCCTTGTCAATATAATCAAGTTTTAATTATTCAATATACGCACATGCATGGCACGGGCCTgacaataaattaatataaatttttccaTTCAATGAGTTGCTAATCCAAAGTTTTTATTTGGTGCGGTTTTATATGTCATCAAAACAACCAAGGAGGATACTCTGGCTCATCTTTACTAGTATAGTATTGGATGTCAAAACACAATCACAAAAAAAGAGTGAAAATAcgtgaatgaaaaaaaaaaaaaaaacataccagGACTGATGTCATCAAACCAAGAGATCCAAAACCTGcaaattaaacattaaatttaaataaaacttgCAACAAGCAGCAAAAGTCAACTTTTTTACATTTGTTCGATAATTCTTTAGTGAGCTCTCAAAATATCAACTACAAAGGCACAAGCAGACATATATGTTCTGATGAAATAAGTAGGTAAAATATGATCGGTAGAAAATATAGTCTAGGGTCCGTGGATGTCCTGAACCAAAGTTTGTAAACTTAGGCTCTCTGGTTTTACTGTTCATTTTTGCTTTCTGCTTTTCTTCCATACCTTGAGATTGAACCAGTGACGTATAGGCACTAGCCTGGACATGAACAACTGAGCAATCAAATAGTTATTACTAAACTATGATAAGATTACAGAGATTAGAGACTGCTTTTGTGCACGAAGGTATATAATACTTGAAAGCTGTCAAGAGAGAGATTGATTGAGATGCATCACATCCAGTTAATACAGTAAATCTAAGGTAAGTATAATACTCGAGTAAGTATAATACTTGAAGGGCACATTCAGTCTTCTTGATTTTGACCTtgtttcatttatatttttttgagctgcgaataaactaaaataagatTTTGGCAGAAACCACTACATGGATCCTAAATAttgttaaatttctgtttttaaGTGCAACAATATTCaagttttgacaaaaaaaattaacaaatcttCTATATCCAAAAGAATATGTGAATGGTCAAAGTATCTTCAGTAAGCATATACAGTGCAatctacatataaatataaattaaaatcatattcaaATCATTAATGTTATCGAGTCCTGCCTAAAGGTACAAATTCTTTcccaatttttttaagaaaaattaccTGCGTTTTACACTCTGACGGCCTTAAATTCTGAATCATCAGGATGCCCCAAACACACCCTACGAGGATCAATGCTTACAACCACAGCCTGCAACATACATATCAACCAACTAAGATTTATAGCTTATACTTATATTGAACATCTATACTAAAGCATGCAAACCAGCTCTAACCTACCATAATCTAAAAAATCCTACTTTAGTCCAGGCATACATTTGGAACTTAAACAGGCTAGTATCACAAATTTCACTTTATATAGGTTACATTTGCAAGGCTGTAAGTAGAATAAGAAGAATGTATCATAAATATTGACAATAAGTGAAGACGGAATGAGCTAAGAAACAATCTTTTTTAATCTCAAGTAACATCGtatttctaaacttttattataaACCCAGAAGGTCACTTAGGCATATTGTCAAACAGGTTGTGTGAATGATATAAACAAAAAGGGAAGGTATGAAAAAAGATAATTTCAAGAATCAACCACATTCAAAATAAGAATTCAAAAAACTAACCATAGATCTCTGAAAATTTTGAGCCATAATATGATCTATGAAGGAAGCCTTGTTCCAAATATTTCGTATATCTCTTCCATCTGATATGCTGTCAGTGATGTGTAAACACCAAGCATTATGTAAGATATCAGGGAGTAAGAGGAAGCAGATCGGAACCGATCAGATAAGTTTGGGATAATGGGTATGAGGAATCGAAATCGCCTCTCCCATTGTAGAGGAGTAAGTGGTGTGTTTATGAAAAACTGATAATCGTGctcttcaaattataaaaacaaaaagccTAATAAacactccctctattttttattattacactTCTTTCCATCGGacagttaaaatattattttttaatttttttaataaaaatatataatcaaaattttagtaaacaaaaaaaattaatcaaaaataatatttttaataacccgGTCAAATCACTTAAAAGTATGTGTCAATATTCAAAGCGTCAAATAATGaaaaacagagagagtactGTTTATCGGAAAAGTAagataaaaagaaatttaaatttaatataaaattatatatataagtatagtTCTATTAAAACAagtacatattattttaaataaataataagttttaatattattttaataaataataatataagtttTAACAAGTAACTTTATTATtctaataaaatcatatttaaaaataaaaataaatcactaaaaaaattagaattttttatttttcatattaaagATTACATGTCATATATTGGGTCTATACATACATTACACAAACCCAGATAACAAATTAGTTATCATTTACGAGAAAAAAAAACTTTGTTTTATAAAACATGTCCGTTACACAATTATAACCACACGCACTATATTGTTGAttcaatatatttcaaaaacaaaaacaatcttaaataaaattgatattataatataattttaaaactatattaatctatccaaaatttaaatatttatattttaaaaatatattataatataatttaaaaattatattatatataattatatattgaaatgtttttaaactatatattttatatagtttataatatattttgatataattttaaaaattataatatatatataattatatatgataatatattttaaactacGTATTATGtaaaacttttaaatttatattatatataattatatattaaaatatatttcaaactatatatattataatataattttgaaattatatcatatatcaatatatatgataatatacttTAAACTACATATTAATGTAACTTtaagattatattataaatataatttaaaatttctaaaaaatataagtataaatataaatataataaatataaattagtgatattttcaaaaacttTGAAACCTTAAGACatataaaaataccaaaattgacatattttggtaattttttccgataaattttaattataaataatatattctaattttaaaatgaaaaaacaatcttgattattaagatataaaaaaaatatcggACTTCTAATCTAACCTGCTGGGAAAGAAATAAACCAATCAAATACATATTTAACATGTAcaacaatttatattatatttaaaaaatattctccaatttataatatatattcaatttaattcaaatattattatacatatataaatttttagaattattaatattttatgcgATATAATTTCAAAGGCAATTTACACCCACCAAACTCCGGAGTCACGTACCTGAAGTTTTCCCACGCTGCGGAGAAGTACCATCACTGAGATGCCTCAAAAATTTagcttttttaaaaaattttaatacttttagtGTCGGTCAAATATAAAGCGACGCTAAAGGATCAGTTTAGGCATCGGCTAAACATAAACCGACGCTACAGGATCACTTTAAGCGTCGGGTGTGTAATGTCCGACGCTATAGGGCCAATTTTAGGCGTCGGTTAAATGAAGACCGACGCTATAGGGTAAGTTTTAGGCGTCGGAGTTTTGATGACCGACGCTAAAAGTCTATTACAGGCGTCGGTCAGTAAAAGACCGACGCTAAAGGATGAGTTTTAGGCGTCGGTTGTTTTATGACCGACGCAAGAGGTCTAACACAGATGACATTAAGTGTCGGTTAAGCTAGCAACCGACACCTAAAGTATGTATACGCCACGGTTCTCTATATAACCGACGCTAAAAGTGCGATGCTAAAAGACAATTCTGTACTAGTGATTATTTATGGATATTACTCCCTACTTACTACTTATGTCATTTGAGTTAAATAACTAATTACTATTATTGATGTGATTTACTAGGTTACCTGGATCGAGAATGTACATACCGAAAACAATAATGTTAGCACTATGTGTGAAGGCATACTACGTTCTGGTCTGGGATTTGGAGCCAAGAGATGGATTTCAATCTTATAGT includes:
- the LOC135149185 gene encoding isocitrate dehydrogenase [NADP]-like isoform X2, which codes for MTSVLAKLDDNAALLSFAEKLEAACVGTVESGKMTNDLALILHGSKLGREHYLNTEEFIDAVASDLKARLNKFK
- the LOC135149185 gene encoding isocitrate dehydrogenase [NADP]-like isoform X1 codes for the protein MTSVLAKLDDNAALLSFAEKLEAACVGTVESGKMTNDLALILHGSKLGREHYLNTEEFIDAVASDLKARLNKFKCMCVCCVMASVSLNCFIQLRSL